The Episyrphus balteatus chromosome 4, idEpiBalt1.1, whole genome shotgun sequence genome includes a window with the following:
- the LOC129919816 gene encoding tetratricopeptide repeat protein 36 homolog, with protein MNKPFNLSEHDQKVLESLFVPFEGALPSPLNLDIEAEIKDDIPEVKTPLIEKSIKLELEGIRLTEERKLDEAISKFEKAIEVAPSRSSVYNNKAQALRLKGDDDGALKYLNRALELSSQQARTRCQALCQRGLLYRKMENISAAKDDFEEASKLGSRFARNQLVEINPYSALCNQMLQAAFQKLQ; from the exons ATGAACAAGCCGTTCAATTTAAGTGAACATGATCAGAAGGTATTGGAATCACTGTTTGTTCCCTTTGAGGGAGCTCTTCCAAGTCCATTAAACTTAGATATTGAAGCTGAAATTAAAGATGATATTCCTGAAGTGAAAACTCCATTGatagaaaaatcaataaagttAGAATTGGAAGGAATTCGACTAACAGAAGAAAGAAAATTAGATGAAGCGATTTCTAAGTTCGAAAAAGCCATTGAAGTAGCACCAAGTAGAAGTTCCGTATACAATAACAAAGCTCAGGCATTGAGATTAAAAGGAGATGATGAtg GAgcattgaaatatttaaatagagCTTTAGAATTATCCTCTCAACAAGCCCGTACAAGATGCCAAGCTCTTTGTCAGCGGGGATTATTGTATAGGAAAATGGAAAATATAAGCGCAGCTAAAGATGACTTTGAAGAAGCCTCTAAGCTTGGTAGTCGATTTGCTAGAAATCAG CTCGTGGAAATAAATCCTTACTCGGCCTTATGTAATCAAATGCTTCAAgctgcttttcaaaaattacagtGA